The following coding sequences lie in one Phycicoccus duodecadis genomic window:
- the rpsD gene encoding 30S ribosomal protein S4 — MARYTGPITKKSRRLKTDLVGGDKNFELRPFPPGQHGRRRMQEKEYLTQLQEKQKARFTYGVMEKQFRRYYKEAANRPGKTGENILTILESRLDNVVYRAGLARTRRQSRQLVTHGHFEVNGKRVDVPSYRVEQYDIITVRKQSVEAFPIQLARETFGERPIPAWLQVVPGTLQILVHQLPTRAQIDTVLTEQLIVEFYSKN; from the coding sequence ATGGCCCGTTACACCGGACCCATCACGAAGAAGTCGCGTCGCCTCAAGACCGACCTCGTCGGTGGTGACAAGAACTTCGAGCTCCGCCCGTTCCCGCCCGGCCAGCACGGCCGCCGCCGGATGCAGGAGAAGGAGTACCTCACCCAGCTGCAGGAGAAGCAGAAGGCCCGCTTCACCTACGGCGTCATGGAGAAGCAGTTCCGTCGGTACTACAAGGAGGCGGCCAACCGCCCCGGCAAGACCGGCGAGAACATCCTCACCATCCTCGAGTCGCGCCTCGACAACGTCGTGTACCGCGCCGGCCTGGCGCGCACCCGTCGCCAGTCGCGTCAGCTCGTGACCCACGGCCACTTCGAGGTCAACGGCAAGCGCGTCGACGTGCCCAGCTACCGCGTCGAGCAGTACGACATCATCACGGTGCGCAAGCAGTCGGTCGAGGCCTTCCCGATCCAGCTGGCCCGCGAGACCTTCGGCGAGCGCCCGATCCCGGCATGGCTCCAGGTCGTGCCCGGCACGCTGCAGATCCTCGTGCACCAGCTGCCCACCCGGGCGCAGATCGACACCGTGCTCACCGAGCAGCTCATCGTCGAGTTCTACTCCAAGAACTGA
- the rpsK gene encoding 30S ribosomal protein S11 has product MPPKGRTTGAKKVRRKEKKNVAVGQAHIKSTFNNTIISITDPTGAVIAWASAGQVGFKGSRKSTPFAAQTAAEAAARRAMEHGMRKVDVFVKGPGSGRETAIRSLTAAGLEVGSISDVTPQPHNGVRPPKRRRV; this is encoded by the coding sequence ATGCCTCCCAAGGGCCGCACGACCGGCGCCAAGAAGGTGCGCCGCAAGGAGAAGAAGAACGTCGCGGTGGGCCAGGCCCACATCAAGAGCACGTTCAACAACACGATCATCTCGATCACCGACCCCACCGGGGCCGTCATCGCCTGGGCCTCCGCGGGCCAGGTCGGCTTCAAGGGCTCGCGCAAGTCCACCCCGTTCGCCGCGCAGACCGCCGCCGAGGCCGCTGCCCGTCGTGCCATGGAGCACGGCATGCGCAAGGTCGACGTCTTCGTCAAGGGCCCCGGTTCCGGTCGCGAGACCGCCATCCGGTCCCTGACCGCCGCCGGCCTCGAGGTCGGTTCGATCTCGGACGTCACCCCCCAGCCGCACAACGGCGTCCGCCCGCCCAAGCGCCGCCGCGTCTGA
- the rpsM gene encoding 30S ribosomal protein S13, translating to MARLMGVDLPREKRAEVALTYIFGVGRTSAQKALAATGVDPNVRVKELGDDDLVKLRDWIEDNLKVEGDLRREVAADIRRKVEIGSYEGLRHRRGLPVRGQRTKTNARTRKGPKRTVAGKKKAGK from the coding sequence ATGGCACGTCTGATGGGAGTCGACCTCCCGCGCGAGAAGCGCGCCGAGGTCGCACTGACCTACATCTTCGGAGTCGGTCGGACCAGTGCGCAGAAGGCCCTCGCGGCCACCGGTGTCGACCCGAACGTCCGGGTCAAGGAGCTCGGTGACGACGACCTGGTCAAGCTGCGCGACTGGATCGAGGACAACCTCAAGGTCGAGGGTGACCTGCGGCGCGAGGTCGCCGCGGACATCCGCCGCAAGGTCGAGATCGGGTCCTACGAGGGCCTCCGTCACCGCCGGGGCCTGCCCGTGCGGGGCCAGCGCACCAAGACCAACGCGCGCACCCGCAAGGGTCCCAAGCGCACCGTGGCCGGCAAGAAGAAGGCCGGTAAGTGA
- the rpmJ gene encoding 50S ribosomal protein L36: MKVQPSVKKICDKCKVIRRNGRVMVICENLRHKQRQG, translated from the coding sequence ATGAAGGTTCAGCCGAGCGTCAAGAAGATCTGTGACAAGTGCAAGGTGATCCGCCGCAACGGTCGGGTCATGGTCATCTGCGAGAACCTGCGCCACAAGCAGCGCCAGGGCTGA
- the infA gene encoding translation initiation factor IF-1, with translation MAKKDGVIEIEGTIVEALPNAMFRVELSNGHKVLAHISGKMRQHYIRILPEDRVVVELSPYDLTRGRIVFRYR, from the coding sequence ATGGCCAAGAAGGACGGCGTCATCGAGATCGAGGGCACGATCGTCGAGGCACTCCCGAATGCGATGTTCCGGGTAGAGCTGAGCAACGGTCACAAGGTGCTCGCGCACATCTCCGGCAAGATGCGGCAGCACTACATCCGGATCCTCCCCGAGGACCGTGTGGTGGTGGAGCTGAGCCCGTACGACCTGACACGCGGCCGCATCGTCTTCCGGTACCGCTGA
- the meaB gene encoding methylmalonyl Co-A mutase-associated GTPase MeaB has protein sequence MRPPVPVETLVAGVREGSRQAVARAITLLESSRADHREQARELLAALADATGGAVRVGVTGVPGAGKSTFVDALGVRLVERGHRVAVVAVDPSSRRTGGSILGDRTRMAALAASPDAFVRPSPSGRHLGGVARATRESMLVLEAAGYDVVVVETVGVGQNEIAVSEMVDTFLLLTLARAGDQLQGIKRGILELADVIAVNKADGDGENPAKGAARELAGAMRLMMPGADTRRPPVLTCSALTGAGLDEVWQAVLDHRAYLGEHGSLEARRARQQQDWMWAMVDASLTDGVRRSPSVLAERDRLEAAVRDGDLSAVEGTARVLGLYAQDLRAQGPPAEPDRG, from the coding sequence GTGAGGCCGCCGGTCCCGGTCGAGACCCTCGTGGCCGGCGTGCGCGAGGGTTCGCGCCAGGCGGTGGCCCGCGCCATCACCCTGCTGGAGTCGAGCCGCGCCGACCACCGCGAGCAGGCGCGTGAACTGCTGGCCGCGCTCGCCGACGCCACCGGGGGAGCGGTGCGGGTCGGGGTGACCGGGGTCCCCGGCGCCGGCAAGTCGACCTTCGTCGACGCCCTGGGCGTCCGCCTCGTCGAGCGGGGGCACCGGGTGGCGGTGGTGGCGGTCGACCCCAGCTCACGGCGCACCGGCGGCTCCATCCTCGGCGACCGCACCCGGATGGCCGCGTTGGCCGCCTCACCCGACGCCTTCGTGCGGCCCAGCCCCTCGGGCCGCCACCTCGGGGGCGTGGCCCGCGCCACCCGCGAGTCGATGCTGGTCCTCGAGGCCGCCGGTTACGACGTCGTGGTCGTCGAGACCGTGGGGGTGGGACAGAACGAGATCGCCGTCTCCGAGATGGTCGACACCTTCCTGCTGCTCACCCTCGCCCGGGCCGGCGACCAGCTCCAGGGCATCAAGCGCGGCATCCTCGAGCTGGCCGACGTCATCGCCGTCAACAAGGCCGACGGCGACGGCGAGAACCCCGCCAAGGGGGCGGCGCGCGAGCTGGCGGGCGCCATGCGGCTCATGATGCCCGGCGCCGACACCCGCCGCCCGCCGGTGCTCACCTGCTCGGCGCTCACCGGGGCCGGGCTCGACGAGGTGTGGCAGGCCGTGCTCGACCACCGCGCGTACCTGGGCGAGCACGGGTCGCTCGAGGCGCGAAGGGCCCGCCAGCAGCAGGACTGGATGTGGGCGATGGTCGACGCCTCGCTCACCGACGGGGTGCGCCGCAGCCCGTCGGTGCTCGCGGAGCGTGACCGGCTCGAGGCCGCGGTGCGCGACGGGGACCTGAGCGCGGTGGAGGGCACCGCGCGGGTGCTCGGGCTCTACGCCCAGGACCTGCGCGCGCAGGGCCCGCCGGCGGAGCCGGACCGGGGCTGA
- the scpA gene encoding methylmalonyl-CoA mutase: protein MSGIPDFTGLGLGAGEPSPAPVPTAASWRTPEGIEVPPLYTERDLEGLDFLDTVPGAPPYLRGPYPTMYTTQPWTIRQYAGFSTAEESNAFYRRNLAAGQKGLSVAFDLATHRGYDSDHPRVAGDVGMAGVAIDSILDMRILFDGIPLDEMSVSMTMNGAVIPVLALYVVAAEEQGVSPDRLTGTIQNDILKEFMVRNTYIYPPEPSMRIISDIFAFTSQEMPRFNSISISGYHMQEAGATQDLELAYTLADGVEYIRAGQAVGLDVDRFAPRLSFFWAIGMNFYMEVAKLRAARLLWARLVRAQGATNPRSLSLRTHCQTSGWSLTAQDVFNNVVRTCVEAMAATQGHTQSLHTNALDEAIALPTDFSARIARNTQLVLAQESGTTRVIDPWGGSAYVERLTHDLARRAWAHIEEVEAAGGMAKAIEAGIPKLRIEEAAARTQARIDSGQQPVIGVNRYPVDEDEPIEVLRVDNGAVRARQVARLERLRAERDEEACSAALARMTAAAKAGSDGTLATNLLALAVDAARARATVGEMSAAMEEAFGRYTAQIRTIGGVYSAEAGDDSAVHEAQGAVEAFEEAQGRRPRILVAKMGQDGHDRGQKVIATAFADLGFDVDVGPLFQTPEEVARQAVEADVHVVGVSSLAAGHMTLVPALRAALDALDREDLMIVVGGVIPEQDHEALRAAGADAIYPPGTVISRAAVSLVAELRERLG from the coding sequence ATGAGCGGCATCCCGGACTTCACCGGCCTCGGGCTCGGTGCGGGGGAGCCTTCGCCGGCCCCCGTGCCCACAGCAGCCTCGTGGAGGACCCCGGAGGGCATCGAGGTGCCCCCGCTGTACACCGAGCGCGACCTCGAAGGCCTGGACTTCCTCGACACCGTGCCCGGCGCCCCGCCCTACCTGCGCGGGCCCTACCCGACGATGTACACGACCCAGCCGTGGACCATCCGCCAGTACGCGGGCTTCTCGACGGCCGAGGAGTCCAACGCCTTCTACCGGCGCAACCTCGCGGCCGGGCAGAAGGGCCTGTCGGTGGCGTTCGACCTCGCGACCCACCGCGGCTACGACTCCGACCACCCGCGGGTGGCGGGCGACGTGGGGATGGCCGGGGTCGCGATCGACTCCATCCTCGACATGCGCATCCTCTTCGACGGCATCCCGCTCGACGAGATGTCGGTGTCGATGACGATGAACGGAGCCGTCATCCCCGTCCTGGCGCTCTATGTGGTCGCGGCCGAGGAGCAGGGGGTGAGCCCGGACCGCCTGACGGGGACCATCCAGAACGACATCCTCAAGGAGTTCATGGTCCGCAACACCTACATCTACCCGCCCGAGCCGTCGATGCGGATCATCAGCGACATCTTCGCCTTCACCAGCCAGGAGATGCCGCGCTTCAACTCCATCTCGATCTCCGGGTACCACATGCAGGAGGCCGGGGCCACGCAGGACCTCGAGCTGGCCTACACCCTGGCCGACGGGGTCGAGTACATCCGGGCCGGGCAGGCCGTGGGGCTCGACGTCGACCGGTTCGCCCCCCGCCTGTCGTTCTTCTGGGCCATCGGGATGAACTTCTACATGGAGGTCGCCAAGCTGCGCGCGGCCCGGCTGCTCTGGGCCCGCCTCGTGCGCGCGCAGGGGGCCACGAACCCCAGGTCGCTCTCGCTGCGCACCCACTGCCAGACCTCCGGCTGGTCGCTGACGGCGCAGGACGTGTTCAACAACGTGGTGCGGACCTGCGTCGAGGCGATGGCGGCCACCCAGGGCCACACGCAGAGCCTGCACACCAACGCCCTCGACGAGGCCATCGCGCTCCCCACGGACTTCTCGGCCCGGATCGCGCGCAACACCCAGCTGGTGCTGGCGCAGGAGTCGGGCACGACCCGCGTCATCGACCCGTGGGGCGGCTCGGCCTACGTCGAGCGGCTCACCCACGACCTCGCCCGGCGGGCCTGGGCCCACATCGAGGAGGTCGAGGCCGCCGGCGGGATGGCCAAGGCCATCGAGGCCGGCATCCCCAAGCTCCGCATCGAGGAGGCCGCCGCGCGCACCCAGGCGCGCATCGACTCCGGGCAGCAGCCGGTCATCGGCGTCAACCGCTACCCGGTCGACGAGGACGAGCCCATCGAGGTGCTCCGGGTCGACAACGGCGCCGTGCGTGCGAGGCAGGTGGCCCGCCTCGAGCGGCTGCGGGCCGAGCGCGACGAGGAGGCCTGCTCGGCCGCCCTGGCCCGGATGACCGCGGCCGCGAAGGCCGGCTCCGACGGCACCCTCGCCACCAACCTGCTGGCGCTGGCCGTCGACGCCGCCCGCGCCCGTGCCACCGTCGGCGAGATGTCGGCGGCGATGGAGGAGGCCTTCGGCCGCTACACCGCCCAGATCCGTACCATCGGGGGCGTGTACAGCGCCGAGGCGGGGGACGACAGCGCCGTCCACGAGGCCCAGGGCGCCGTCGAGGCGTTCGAGGAGGCGCAGGGCCGCCGCCCGCGGATCCTCGTGGCGAAGATGGGCCAGGACGGCCACGACCGCGGGCAGAAGGTCATCGCCACCGCGTTCGCCGACCTCGGCTTCGACGTCGACGTGGGGCCGCTGTTCCAGACCCCCGAGGAGGTCGCCCGCCAGGCCGTCGAGGCCGACGTGCACGTCGTCGGGGTCAGCTCGCTGGCGGCCGGGCACATGACCCTGGTGCCCGCGCTGCGCGCCGCGCTCGACGCCCTCGACCGCGAGGACCTGATGATCGTGGTCGGCGGCGTCATCCCCGAGCAGGACCACGAGGCGCTGCGGGCCGCCGGGGCCGACGCCATCTACCCGCCGGGCACGGTCATCAGCCGGGCCGCGGTGTCCCTCGTCGCCGAGCTGCGCGAGCGGCTGGGGTGA
- a CDS encoding methylmalonyl-CoA mutase family protein, with amino-acid sequence MTPSTDAGSLSLADGFEPRSSEDWQRLVATVLDKRRTDGGHTAPDDAEAALVTALDGGVETRGLYLRTDRVLGVPAAMPFTRGRALRDASVPWDVRQLHDDPDAARSRAAVLDDLEHGVTSVWVHVGEDGVAPADLAEVLADVRLDLAPVVVSSWSDPAGAARALLAAVGERPSVGGNLGLDPFAAALRTGTAPDLTDLAPLVRELASRPGWRAVTLDARVLHDAGATEVDALAAAVASGVALLRHLEAEGVAPVEAFGHVELRLPATADQFLTAATLRAVRRVWARVGEAMGVPEADRGLRTHAVTSLRMATRDDPFVNVLRSTLAVFGASMGGADAVTVLPHDTVSGLPERFSRRLARNTQVVLADEANIGRVADPGGGSWYLESLTDDVATAVWSRFQEVERAGGVPAAIDDGLFARWVEQARAEREPGVATRERPLTGVSTFPDATATALERRARAGLTLRDGALVPHRDAEPFEALRDRARTLDSPAVTLRALGSPRDSGARRLFAVNLLAAGGLTTTDDPAPVAVIASNRAGYAAHGAAAVAELRAAGASHVLVAGRAGELGDAAGAVDGELYDGMDVVAVLSDLLDRLGAPAQAGEAR; translated from the coding sequence ATGACGCCGTCGACCGACGCGGGGAGCCTGTCGCTCGCCGACGGCTTCGAGCCGCGCAGCAGTGAGGACTGGCAGCGCCTGGTCGCCACCGTGCTCGACAAGCGCCGCACCGACGGCGGCCACACGGCCCCCGACGACGCCGAGGCGGCGCTGGTCACCGCGCTCGACGGCGGCGTCGAGACCCGCGGCCTCTACCTGCGCACCGACCGCGTGCTGGGCGTGCCGGCCGCGATGCCGTTCACGCGCGGGCGGGCCCTGCGCGACGCCAGCGTGCCGTGGGACGTCCGCCAGCTGCACGACGACCCCGACGCCGCCCGCAGCCGGGCCGCCGTCCTCGACGACCTCGAGCACGGCGTCACCTCGGTGTGGGTGCACGTCGGCGAGGACGGCGTGGCCCCCGCCGACCTGGCCGAGGTGCTGGCCGATGTCCGCCTCGACCTCGCGCCGGTGGTGGTGTCGTCGTGGAGCGACCCGGCCGGTGCCGCGCGCGCCCTCCTGGCGGCCGTGGGGGAGCGCCCGAGCGTCGGCGGCAACCTCGGCCTCGACCCGTTCGCCGCGGCCCTGCGCACCGGCACCGCCCCCGACCTCACCGACCTCGCCCCGCTGGTGCGCGAGCTCGCCTCTCGGCCGGGCTGGCGGGCCGTCACCCTCGACGCCCGCGTGCTGCACGACGCCGGCGCCACCGAGGTCGACGCGCTCGCGGCGGCGGTCGCCTCGGGGGTCGCCCTGCTGCGCCACCTCGAGGCCGAGGGGGTCGCACCGGTCGAGGCGTTCGGGCACGTCGAGCTGCGGCTGCCCGCCACCGCCGACCAGTTCCTCACCGCCGCCACCCTGCGGGCCGTGCGACGCGTCTGGGCCCGGGTCGGCGAGGCCATGGGGGTGCCCGAGGCCGACCGCGGGCTGCGCACCCACGCGGTGACGAGCCTGCGGATGGCGACCCGCGACGACCCCTTCGTCAACGTGTTGCGCAGCACCCTGGCGGTGTTCGGCGCGTCGATGGGCGGGGCGGACGCCGTGACCGTGCTGCCCCACGACACCGTGTCCGGCCTGCCCGAGCGCTTCTCGCGCCGCCTGGCCCGCAACACCCAGGTGGTGCTGGCCGACGAGGCCAACATCGGGCGGGTCGCCGACCCCGGCGGGGGCTCCTGGTACCTCGAGTCCCTCACCGACGACGTGGCCACGGCCGTCTGGTCGCGCTTCCAGGAGGTCGAACGCGCCGGCGGGGTGCCGGCCGCGATCGACGACGGCCTCTTCGCCCGGTGGGTCGAGCAGGCCCGGGCCGAGCGCGAGCCCGGGGTGGCCACGCGCGAGCGGCCGCTCACCGGCGTCTCGACGTTCCCCGACGCCACGGCGACCGCGCTCGAGCGCCGGGCCCGGGCCGGCCTGACGCTGCGCGACGGCGCCCTCGTGCCGCACCGCGACGCCGAGCCCTTCGAAGCCCTGCGCGACCGGGCCCGCACCCTCGACAGCCCCGCCGTGACGCTCCGGGCGCTGGGCAGCCCCCGCGACTCCGGCGCCCGCCGGCTCTTCGCCGTCAACCTCCTCGCCGCCGGTGGCCTGACGACCACCGACGACCCGGCCCCGGTCGCCGTCATCGCGTCGAACCGCGCGGGGTACGCCGCGCACGGTGCCGCGGCGGTCGCCGAGCTGCGGGCCGCCGGTGCCAGCCACGTGCTGGTGGCCGGCCGGGCGGGCGAGCTCGGTGACGCCGCCGGCGCGGTCGACGGCGAGCTCTACGACGGGATGGACGTGGTGGCCGTGCTCTCGGACCTGCTCGACCGGCTCGGTGCCCCGGCGCAGGCGGGGGAGGCGCGATGA
- the map gene encoding type I methionyl aminopeptidase gives MGLFSRDRCEGKTPEQLAMMRTAGLLVGRTLELLVREVRPGMTTLELDTLAETHIRDHGGIPNFQLVPGYRHTLCTSVNDEIVHGIPGERVLVEGDLLSVDCGAEVRGWNGDAAVSLVVGGREAGRREDLELVDDAEASLWAGIGALRVGGGLYDVGAAVEDSLTESGTRRGREYGIVEDYVGHGIGTSMHMDPQVPNYRVSGRSPRVVDGLTICIEPMVTLGDQDNTVLEDEWTVVSKDGSRAAHWEHSVAVTEAGLCVLTAVDGGRARLGERFADIAAG, from the coding sequence GTGGGACTGTTCAGCCGCGACCGCTGCGAGGGCAAGACGCCCGAGCAGCTGGCCATGATGCGCACCGCCGGGCTGCTGGTGGGGCGCACCCTCGAGCTGCTGGTGCGCGAGGTACGGCCCGGGATGACGACCCTCGAGCTCGACACCCTGGCCGAGACGCACATCCGCGACCACGGCGGCATCCCGAACTTCCAGCTCGTGCCGGGCTATCGGCACACCCTGTGCACCTCGGTCAACGACGAGATCGTGCACGGCATCCCGGGCGAGCGCGTCCTGGTCGAGGGTGACCTGCTCTCGGTCGACTGCGGTGCCGAGGTACGCGGATGGAACGGCGACGCGGCGGTGAGCCTGGTCGTCGGCGGCCGGGAGGCCGGGCGCCGCGAGGATCTCGAGCTGGTCGACGACGCCGAGGCTTCTCTGTGGGCCGGCATCGGGGCCCTGCGGGTCGGCGGGGGGCTCTACGACGTGGGCGCCGCGGTCGAGGACTCGCTCACCGAGTCCGGCACCCGGCGCGGGCGCGAGTACGGCATCGTCGAGGACTACGTGGGTCACGGCATCGGCACCTCGATGCACATGGACCCTCAGGTGCCCAACTACCGCGTGTCCGGCCGCAGCCCGCGGGTCGTCGACGGGCTCACCATCTGCATCGAGCCCATGGTCACGCTCGGCGACCAGGACAACACCGTCCTCGAGGACGAGTGGACCGTGGTCTCCAAGGACGGCTCACGGGCCGCCCACTGGGAGCACTCGGTCGCCGTCACCGAGGCCGGCCTGTGCGTCCTGACCGCCGTCGACGGCGGACGGGCGCGGCTCGGCGAGCGCTTCGCCGACATCGCGGCCGGCTGA
- a CDS encoding adenylate kinase, giving the protein MRLIILGPPGAGKGTQAARIAEHHGIPAISTGDIFRANIKNETELGTQVKEILASGGYVSDEITNAIVEDRLAQDDCAPGFLLDGYPRTLAQVDALDAMLAAHGHSLDRVLELTVDDEVVVGRLLKRAEVEGRDDDTEDVIRERMGIYHRETRPLSQTYRERGLLVDVDGDGAVDEVTTRILTALG; this is encoded by the coding sequence ATGCGTCTGATCATCCTCGGCCCCCCCGGTGCCGGTAAGGGCACCCAGGCCGCGCGGATCGCCGAGCACCACGGCATCCCCGCCATCTCCACCGGCGACATCTTCCGGGCCAACATCAAGAACGAGACCGAGCTCGGCACCCAGGTCAAGGAGATCCTCGCCTCCGGTGGCTACGTCTCCGACGAGATCACCAACGCCATCGTCGAGGACCGGCTGGCCCAGGACGACTGCGCGCCCGGCTTCCTGCTCGACGGCTACCCCCGCACCCTGGCCCAGGTCGACGCCCTGGACGCGATGCTGGCCGCCCACGGCCACTCGCTCGACCGCGTGCTCGAGCTCACCGTCGACGACGAGGTCGTCGTCGGCCGGCTGCTGAAGCGGGCCGAGGTCGAGGGCCGCGACGACGACACCGAGGACGTCATCCGCGAGCGGATGGGCATCTACCACCGCGAGACCCGCCCGCTGTCGCAGACCTACCGCGAGCGCGGCCTGCTGGTCGACGTCGACGGCGACGGTGCGGTCGACGAGGTCACCACGCGCATCCTGACCGCGCTGGGCTGA
- the secY gene encoding preprotein translocase subunit SecY: protein MLTAFGRAFKTPDLRRKLLFTLAIIVIFRLGSHVPVPGVSYTLVQKCIAGADSSNQLLGLINLFSGGALLQLSIFALGIMPYITASIIVQLLTVVIPRFEALKKEGQAGQTKMTQYTRYLTIGLAILQSSTLITFAQNPATLFNNPACTNILADRSIVTILIMVLTMTAGTGMVMWLGELVTDKGVGNGMSLLIFTSIAAQFPASLWGIQQRSGVGVFLGVIALGFVVIALVVFVEQSQRRIPVQYAKRMVGRRVYGGTSTYIPLKVNMAGVIPVIFASSLLTLPTLVAQFNQGPNGVNPGWVDWIQAHLVRGDHPYYMALYTGLILFFTFFYVSITFNPTEVADNMKKYGGFIPGIRAGRPTAEYLNYVLTRITVPGAIYLALISLLPLIALVLVNANQNFPFGGTSILIIVGVGLETVKQIEAQLQQRHYEGFLR from the coding sequence GTGCTGACCGCATTCGGCCGCGCGTTCAAGACGCCCGACCTGCGCAGGAAGCTGCTGTTCACGCTGGCCATCATCGTGATCTTCCGGCTCGGCTCGCACGTCCCAGTGCCCGGCGTCAGCTACACGCTGGTGCAGAAGTGCATCGCGGGGGCCGACAGCAGCAACCAGCTGCTGGGGCTGATCAACCTCTTCAGCGGCGGCGCGCTCCTCCAGCTGTCGATCTTCGCGCTGGGGATCATGCCGTACATCACGGCCAGCATCATCGTCCAGCTGCTCACCGTGGTGATCCCGCGGTTCGAGGCCCTCAAGAAGGAGGGCCAGGCGGGCCAGACGAAGATGACGCAGTACACGCGCTACCTCACCATCGGCCTCGCGATCCTGCAGAGCTCGACCCTGATCACCTTCGCCCAGAACCCGGCGACGTTGTTCAACAACCCGGCCTGCACCAACATCCTCGCGGACCGGTCGATCGTGACCATCCTGATCATGGTCCTGACGATGACCGCCGGTACCGGCATGGTCATGTGGCTCGGCGAGCTCGTCACCGACAAGGGGGTCGGCAACGGCATGTCCCTGCTGATCTTCACGTCGATCGCCGCGCAGTTCCCGGCCTCGCTCTGGGGCATCCAGCAGCGCTCCGGCGTGGGCGTCTTTCTCGGCGTCATCGCCCTCGGCTTCGTGGTCATCGCCCTGGTCGTCTTCGTCGAGCAGAGCCAGCGCCGCATCCCGGTGCAGTACGCCAAGCGGATGGTCGGGCGCCGGGTCTACGGCGGAACGTCCACCTACATCCCGCTCAAGGTCAACATGGCCGGTGTCATCCCGGTCATCTTCGCGAGCTCGCTGCTGACCCTGCCGACGTTGGTCGCGCAGTTCAACCAGGGCCCCAACGGGGTCAACCCGGGCTGGGTCGACTGGATCCAGGCGCACCTGGTGCGTGGCGACCACCCGTACTACATGGCCCTCTACACGGGCCTGATCCTGTTCTTCACGTTCTTCTACGTGTCGATCACGTTCAACCCGACCGAGGTCGCCGACAACATGAAGAAGTACGGCGGCTTCATCCCGGGTATCCGGGCCGGGCGACCCACGGCCGAGTACCTCAACTACGTCCTCACCCGGATCACCGTGCCGGGCGCGATCTACCTCGCGCTGATCTCGCTCCTCCCGCTCATCGCGCTGGTCCTGGTGAACGCGAACCAGAACTTCCCCTTCGGCGGCACCTCGATCCTCATCATCGTGGGTGTCGGCCTGGAGACGGTCAAGCAGATCGAAGCCCAGCTGCAGCAGCGCCACTACGAAGGGTTCCTCCGCTGA
- the rplO gene encoding 50S ribosomal protein L15, producing MADTKATKAAGREASALKVHHLRPAPGAKSAKIRVGRGEGGKRGKTAGRGTKGTKARYQVPAGFQGGTTPLHMRFPKLRGFKNPFRTEYQVVNLDRLSALYPDGGDVSVEDLVAKGAVRDGFPVKVLGTGDISVKVAVTAHAFSASAKEKIEAAGGSATTA from the coding sequence ATGGCCGACACCAAGGCCACGAAGGCCGCGGGCCGCGAGGCGTCCGCGCTGAAGGTGCACCACCTGCGCCCGGCGCCGGGTGCCAAGTCCGCCAAGATCCGCGTCGGTCGCGGTGAGGGTGGCAAGCGGGGCAAGACCGCCGGTCGCGGTACCAAGGGCACCAAGGCGCGCTACCAGGTGCCTGCGGGCTTCCAGGGTGGTACCACGCCGCTGCACATGCGCTTCCCGAAGCTGCGCGGGTTCAAGAACCCGTTCCGCACCGAGTACCAGGTCGTGAACCTCGACCGCCTCTCGGCGCTCTACCCCGACGGCGGCGACGTCTCCGTCGAGGACCTCGTCGCCAAGGGCGCCGTCCGTGACGGGTTCCCCGTCAAGGTGCTCGGCACCGGCGACATCAGCGTCAAGGTGGCCGTGACCGCGCACGCGTTCTCGGCCAGCGCCAAGGAGAAGATCGAGGCGGCGGGCGGCTCGGCGACCACCGCCTGA
- the rpmD gene encoding 50S ribosomal protein L30, whose amino-acid sequence MSRLKVTQTRSGIGGKQNQRDTLRSLGLKRIGDVVVKEDRPEIRGMVNTVTHLVAVEEVE is encoded by the coding sequence ATGAGCCGTCTGAAGGTCACCCAGACCCGTTCGGGTATCGGGGGCAAGCAGAACCAGCGCGACACCCTGCGGTCCCTGGGTCTGAAGCGCATCGGCGACGTCGTCGTCAAGGAGGACCGTCCCGAGATCCGCGGGATGGTCAACACGGTCACGCACCTCGTGGCCGTCGAGGAGGTGGAGTGA